The proteins below come from a single Longimicrobium sp. genomic window:
- a CDS encoding glycoside hydrolase family 99-like domain-containing protein has protein sequence MRALCFYLPQYHPIPENDAWWGPGFTEWTNVAQSRPRFKGHYQPHIPADLGFYDLRLEETRLAQAELAKEYGIGGFCYYHYWFDDGRRLLERPFDEVLASGKPDFPFCLCWANGNWTRRWDGAEHEMLMRQDYAAYDAAHHMEWLVRAFRDRRYVRVGGRPLFLVYQPGALVDRAAVIRTWRETAARLGVPELYLCAVKSPGDRTEYAEALADGFDAMTEFAPTGRMAAVDGPLAGVRTFARRAARRVMVELLAPVRTRLHVLSYRDVAEEAMRRVPPGERVFPCVMPSWDNSARRRSGGTVIQNDDPALYQRWLEHACRRVAGNEPDEQIVFINAWNEWAEGCHLEPDRRFGRRFLEATRDALAPYAQPSARRAPAAQRVAGVA, from the coding sequence ATGCGAGCGCTTTGCTTCTATCTTCCGCAGTACCACCCCATCCCGGAGAACGACGCGTGGTGGGGGCCGGGGTTCACCGAGTGGACCAACGTGGCGCAGTCGCGCCCGCGGTTCAAGGGGCACTACCAGCCCCACATTCCGGCGGACCTGGGCTTCTACGATCTGCGGCTGGAGGAGACGCGCCTGGCGCAGGCGGAGCTGGCGAAGGAGTACGGGATCGGCGGCTTCTGCTACTACCACTACTGGTTCGACGACGGCCGCCGGCTGCTGGAGCGCCCGTTTGACGAGGTGCTCGCCTCCGGGAAGCCCGACTTCCCCTTCTGCCTCTGCTGGGCGAACGGCAACTGGACGCGGCGCTGGGACGGGGCCGAGCACGAGATGCTCATGCGCCAGGACTACGCCGCCTACGACGCCGCGCACCACATGGAGTGGCTGGTGCGCGCCTTTCGCGACCGGCGCTACGTGCGGGTGGGCGGGCGCCCGCTCTTCCTGGTGTACCAGCCCGGGGCGCTCGTCGACCGCGCCGCCGTCATCCGCACCTGGCGCGAGACGGCGGCCCGCCTGGGAGTTCCCGAGCTGTACCTGTGCGCCGTGAAGAGCCCGGGCGATCGCACGGAGTACGCGGAGGCGCTCGCCGACGGCTTCGACGCCATGACGGAGTTCGCCCCCACCGGCCGCATGGCCGCGGTCGATGGCCCCCTGGCCGGCGTGCGCACCTTTGCCCGGCGCGCCGCGCGAAGGGTGATGGTGGAGCTGCTGGCGCCGGTGCGCACGCGGCTCCACGTGCTCAGCTACCGCGACGTGGCCGAGGAGGCGATGCGGCGCGTGCCCCCGGGCGAGCGGGTGTTCCCCTGCGTGATGCCGAGCTGGGACAACTCCGCCCGGCGCCGCTCCGGGGGCACGGTGATCCAGAACGACGACCCCGCCCTCTACCAGCGCTGGCTGGAGCACGCGTGCAGGCGCGTGGCGGGGAACGAGCCAGACGAGCAGATCGTCTTCATCAACGCCTGGAACGAGTGGGCCGAGGGGTGCCACCTGGAGCCCGACCGGCGCTTCGGCCGGCGCTTCCTGGAGGCGACGCGCGACGCGCTGGCCCCGTACGCG
- a CDS encoding glycosyltransferase family 1 protein, giving the protein MPADAERGAAPPPAADARPMEPRSLLVDARGLHLSGIGRYTREVLARVLRDPRFGRVTLLGRPDELHGFLEGLGEAGRAEVVPFAHHYYSPAAQLQWLALGARGALAADAGFFPHYDVPLGGPLPPSLVTVHDLAQFRLTAMFPAWKRALGGVVLRAAVSRARRVVADSRFTRDDLAARFPAAAAKLEVVPLGVGGDVTARAPSEEALRRVEAFAPFLLVAGNQKPHKNLRAAIQVLARLRAEWAGLRLVVAGRHYPGDEPLAARARELGVGDAVVDLGAVDDDLLRALYGRAECLLFPSYFEGFGLPVLEAMACGLPVVASNRASIPEAVGDAGLMAEPDDWDAMAEAVRSLRPGPLRDEMVARGRRRATLLTWDATAARTAELILEVADGGAARRAPRPLRTAKPV; this is encoded by the coding sequence GTGCCGGCTGACGCGGAGCGCGGGGCCGCCCCGCCCCCCGCCGCCGACGCTCGCCCCATGGAACCCCGCTCGCTCCTTGTGGATGCGCGCGGGCTTCACCTTTCGGGGATCGGACGCTACACCCGAGAGGTGCTGGCGCGCGTGCTGCGCGACCCCCGTTTCGGCCGCGTGACGCTGCTGGGGCGGCCGGACGAGCTGCACGGCTTTCTCGAGGGGCTCGGCGAGGCGGGGCGGGCGGAGGTGGTGCCGTTCGCGCACCACTACTACAGCCCGGCCGCGCAGCTCCAGTGGCTGGCACTGGGCGCGCGCGGTGCGCTGGCCGCCGATGCGGGCTTCTTCCCCCACTACGACGTGCCGCTGGGCGGGCCGCTGCCGCCCTCGCTGGTGACGGTGCACGACCTGGCGCAGTTCCGCCTCACGGCGATGTTCCCGGCGTGGAAGCGGGCGCTGGGGGGCGTGGTGCTGCGCGCCGCCGTCAGCCGTGCGCGCCGCGTGGTGGCCGACTCCCGCTTCACGCGCGACGACCTGGCCGCGCGCTTCCCGGCCGCCGCCGCAAAGCTGGAGGTGGTGCCGCTCGGCGTGGGCGGCGACGTCACCGCGCGCGCGCCGTCGGAGGAGGCGCTGCGGCGGGTGGAAGCGTTCGCGCCCTTTCTGCTGGTCGCCGGCAACCAGAAGCCGCACAAGAACCTGCGCGCGGCGATCCAGGTGCTGGCGCGGCTGCGCGCGGAGTGGGCGGGGTTGCGCCTGGTGGTGGCGGGGCGGCACTATCCCGGCGACGAGCCGCTCGCCGCCCGCGCCCGCGAGCTGGGCGTGGGCGACGCGGTGGTGGACCTGGGCGCGGTGGACGACGACCTGCTGCGGGCGCTGTACGGCCGCGCCGAATGCCTCCTCTTCCCCTCGTACTTCGAGGGGTTCGGGCTGCCGGTACTGGAGGCGATGGCGTGCGGGCTCCCGGTGGTGGCCTCCAACCGCGCCTCCATCCCCGAGGCGGTGGGCGACGCGGGGCTGATGGCGGAACCCGACGATTGGGACGCGATGGCGGAAGCCGTTCGCAGCCTGCGACCCGGGCCCCTGCGCGACGAGATGGTGGCGCGCGGGCGGCGCCGCGCCACCCTCCTCACCTGGGACGCGACGGCGGCTCGCACCGCGGAGCTCATCCTGGAGGTGGCGGATGGCGGTGCGGCGCGGCGGGCGCCGCGCCCTTTACGAACGGCGAAACCGGTGTGA
- a CDS encoding oligosaccharide flippase family protein, whose protein sequence is MNGRVTAGRALWRRARGSALVHNTVALYFVQFAGYLLPLATVPYLTRVLRPGAWGVLVFSQAFAAWLAIVLHYGFAFSATRMVARSRGDAGQVARIVSAVQGAKLLLLLGVAAASALAFLLVPLFGREPRYLVWALAAAVLQGFLPMWYFQGVERMRGIAALDVLTRLAAAAGVFVVVRAPQDGWRVLALQAAAGLLSAAAATAWMYREVPFRAGSPREWTAALRDGWPLFVFCGAASAYTTANSFTLGLFAGPHAAGFYGSAEKLVRAASNLLLPVSQALYPRINHLVVHDRPAAAALVRRSLVPIVGLGVAAGAAIALAAPLLTRVLFGPGYEPVTAVLRILAFLPPILAVGTVLGLNWVLPLGRDRAYVRFVLAAGAANLLLAALLAPRYGASGMAVAAVLAEAVVEAGLCWLVLRPSSGELGLRAAG, encoded by the coding sequence GTGAACGGGCGCGTAACGGCGGGGCGCGCCCTGTGGCGCCGCGCGCGCGGCAGCGCGCTGGTGCACAACACGGTCGCCCTCTACTTCGTGCAGTTCGCCGGCTACCTCCTTCCGCTGGCGACGGTGCCCTACCTCACGCGGGTGCTGCGCCCCGGCGCCTGGGGGGTGCTGGTGTTCAGCCAGGCGTTCGCCGCGTGGCTGGCGATCGTGCTGCACTACGGCTTCGCGTTCTCGGCCACGCGCATGGTGGCCCGCAGCCGCGGCGACGCGGGGCAGGTGGCGCGCATCGTGAGCGCCGTGCAGGGCGCCAAGCTCCTCCTGCTGCTGGGAGTGGCGGCGGCCTCGGCGCTCGCCTTCCTGCTGGTCCCGCTCTTCGGGCGCGAGCCGCGCTACCTGGTGTGGGCGCTGGCGGCGGCGGTGCTGCAGGGCTTCCTCCCCATGTGGTACTTCCAGGGGGTGGAGCGGATGCGCGGGATCGCGGCGCTGGACGTGCTGACCCGCCTTGCGGCCGCCGCCGGCGTGTTCGTGGTGGTGCGGGCGCCGCAGGACGGCTGGCGGGTGCTGGCGCTGCAGGCGGCGGCGGGGCTCCTCTCCGCCGCCGCCGCCACGGCGTGGATGTACCGCGAGGTCCCCTTCCGCGCCGGGAGCCCGCGCGAGTGGACCGCGGCGCTGCGCGACGGCTGGCCGCTCTTCGTGTTCTGCGGGGCGGCCAGCGCGTACACCACGGCCAACTCATTTACGCTGGGGCTCTTTGCGGGGCCGCACGCGGCGGGCTTCTACGGCTCGGCCGAGAAGCTGGTGCGCGCCGCCAGCAACCTGCTGCTGCCAGTGTCGCAGGCGCTGTACCCGCGCATCAACCACCTGGTGGTGCACGACCGCCCGGCCGCCGCCGCGCTGGTCCGCCGCAGTCTCGTCCCCATCGTGGGGCTGGGGGTGGCGGCCGGGGCGGCCATCGCGCTGGCGGCACCACTCCTGACGCGCGTGCTGTTCGGCCCCGGGTACGAGCCGGTGACCGCGGTGCTGCGCATCCTGGCGTTCCTGCCGCCGATCTTGGCGGTGGGGACGGTGCTGGGGCTGAACTGGGTGCTGCCGCTGGGACGTGACCGCGCGTACGTGCGGTTCGTCCTTGCGGCGGGAGCGGCCAACCTGCTGCTGGCCGCGCTGCTGGCGCCCCGCTACGGCGCCTCTGGAATGGCGGTGGCCGCGGTGCTGGCGGAAGCGGTGGTGGAGGCGGGGCTCTGCTGGCTCGTGCTGCGCCCCTCCAGCGGCGAGCTGGGGCTGCGCGCCGCCGGGTGA
- a CDS encoding glycosyltransferase family 2 protein codes for MRPPVRVCVVLLNYNGWADTLECLESVLRGGYRELTVVVCDNASHDGSLAHLRAWAEGRLDARVPPSNPLRALSFPPLPKPIPFVEYGRDEAERGGEPGDDAPLVLVRTGGNLGFAGGNNVGLRYALARGFDAVWLLNNDTVVRPDTLAAMVEEMRRDPRVGIVGSTLLYYHDPATVQAWGGARYNPWLALPRHVGANQPAALAVNAAEVERRLSYVTGASMLVSSAFLREVGLMSEDYFLYFEEIDWATRNAGRFRMAYAPASVVFHREGGSIGAHAGKKTALADYHFMRNRILYTRKYKPAALPTVYIALAVAALRRAGRGEWDRVRMIARLCWGT; via the coding sequence GTGAGGCCGCCCGTGCGCGTCTGCGTCGTGCTCCTCAACTACAACGGCTGGGCCGACACTCTCGAGTGCCTGGAGAGCGTCCTGCGCGGCGGCTATCGCGAGCTGACGGTGGTGGTGTGCGACAACGCCTCGCACGACGGCTCGCTCGCGCACCTGCGCGCCTGGGCCGAGGGGCGGCTGGACGCGCGGGTGCCCCCGTCCAACCCCCTGCGCGCCCTCTCCTTTCCTCCGCTCCCCAAGCCCATCCCCTTCGTGGAGTACGGCCGCGACGAGGCGGAGCGCGGCGGCGAGCCGGGCGACGACGCTCCGCTGGTGCTGGTGAGGACCGGGGGGAACCTGGGGTTCGCGGGCGGCAACAACGTGGGGCTCCGCTACGCCCTGGCGCGCGGCTTCGACGCCGTGTGGCTGCTGAACAACGACACGGTCGTGCGCCCGGACACCCTCGCCGCCATGGTGGAGGAAATGCGGCGCGACCCGCGGGTGGGGATCGTGGGCTCCACGCTTCTCTACTACCACGACCCCGCCACCGTGCAGGCGTGGGGCGGCGCGCGCTACAACCCCTGGCTGGCGCTGCCGCGGCACGTGGGCGCCAACCAGCCCGCCGCGCTCGCCGTGAACGCGGCGGAGGTGGAGCGGCGGCTGTCGTACGTGACGGGGGCGTCGATGCTGGTGTCGTCGGCCTTCCTTCGCGAGGTGGGGCTGATGAGCGAGGACTACTTCCTCTACTTCGAGGAGATCGACTGGGCCACCCGCAACGCCGGGCGCTTCCGCATGGCGTACGCGCCCGCGAGCGTCGTCTTCCACCGGGAGGGGGGGAGCATCGGGGCGCACGCGGGGAAGAAGACGGCGCTGGCGGACTACCACTTCATGCGCAACCGCATCCTCTACACCCGCAAGTACAAGCCCGCGGCCCTGCCCACGGTGTACATCGCCCTGGCGGTGGCGGCGCTGCGGCGCGCCGGCCGCGGCGAGTGGGACCGCGTGCGGATGATCGCCCGGCTCTGCTGGGGCACGTGA